In Ursus arctos isolate Adak ecotype North America unplaced genomic scaffold, UrsArc2.0 scaffold_2, whole genome shotgun sequence, the genomic stretch CGGGATTCGCGCCTCACTGGCAGGGCAGGCCATCCTCTTCTACTTCCCAGTCTCTCGTGACTACTTCATGGCCAACGGTGAGCCTCGAACTGAGTGGGAGGAGgcacctgtcccctccccccacctgacTGTCCCAACACAGGGACCTGGCCTGAACACTGGCCTGCCTCACGGTGGGCTTCGAACAGCTTTGGAGTGAGTGTCCTGCATCTTTGCTGGGAGAGGCACTATAGGTCACACTGATATGGGTGGGGGGCATGGCAGGTTTGGAGGGAATGGGGTGTGGGGCTCGCTAAAGGGCGATTGAGGGGCTAGGGAGCCCAGGAAGGGGTGGTGactgctcccctcctcctctcgcGGGCAGGACTGTGCTCTGTGAGCCGGTGGAGCCTGGACTATTTTCTGTCAAAGGCCCAGCGTGGGCAGGCTGTAGTCATCATTGTTGGGGGTGCCCACGAGTCCCTGTATGCCATCCCAGGGAGGCACTGCCTCGTTCTCCGGAATCGCAAAGGCTTCGTGCGCCTGGCACTGAGGCATGGGTGAGTCGGGTGCAGGTGCCCAGCCCGGGGCTGCTGTGGATGGTCAGAACTTCACGTTGCGTCTGGGGGTCTATGCCCTTTTGTCCCTACCCATCTGGGTCTCTGTACCCGGGCCTCTGTGTCCCGGCTGGGACAAGTCCCTCTGGCACATGTCAACACTTGAGCGCtttctctgtgccaagcactgtgcccACTTTTGCCAGGCTTCTTCCCTCTCCAATAAGAGGCAGGATCATAGTGCAAGTAGCAGGACCTTGTGCTCAGaagccctgggttcaaatccctttCTGGCACTGCCTCAAAAGCAAGACCTTGGATATGTTTCTTTACCTGTGAAATAGGACTAATACTTGGCTACGAAGCTGTAGTTGCAAAGGCTAGATGAGAAAATgtctacagttgacccttgaacaacacgatTTGACCTGCACGGGTCCCTTATACAaggggttttcttgtttgttttttttacaatagagtactgtaaatgtatttttgcttcctgatggttttctatttttaaagatttgattcatttagttatttgagagagagagagcacatgcgttGGAGgggggagcagaaagagaggcagagaacctCAAATTGGACTctgcaccctgagatcatgacctgagccaaaatcaagagttagctgCTCAGTCAACGGAGCCAGCTGGCACCCCctgatgatttcctttttttaatttattttatttatttatttaaaagagagagagggagagggaaaaagagcatgagctgggggaggggcagaggcagaaagaatctcaagccgactccctgctgagtgcagagcccaacatggggcttgatcccaggaccccaagatcatgacctgagctgaagtcagatgcttaacccactgagccacccaggtgccctccatcCCCGatgatgattttcttaataacgctttcttctctctagcttactttaaaaaaaaaattatgtatttatttggcacagagagagagaaagcacaagcagggggagcaacagagggagagggacaggcaggctctcctctgagcaggaccctgggatcatgacctgagccacaggcagacgcttaacgactgagccacccagatgcccctagctTCCTTTATTacaagaatacagtatatagtacatatacaaaatatttcttaattgaCTATTTATGTTATTGGCCATGccgttagtagttaagttttgggggagtgtTAAGTTATATGAggattttgggggtgggggtcagagggTCAACATAGGAAGGCCCAGTACACAATCATTTCTCAAGAATTGTGAGTACCTTCGTCCACATCTTTCTTTGTCATTTGCTTGAAAAGGCCTTGGGCAGTGGAATCCGGAGGTGTGGGGAGGGATTTGCAGTCCCATCTTGGGGTGCTCCGAAAGCCTCTGGCCTGACCacccttcttctctctccttgtcccttCCCAGGGCCTCCCTGGTACCTATGTACTCCTTTGGGGAGAACGATATCTtccattttaagttttttgacACAAACTCCTGGCAGCATCTCTGTCAGCTCACCTTCAAGAAGATCATGGGCTTTTCTCCTTGCATCTTCTGGGGCCGCGGACTCTTCTCGGCCAACTCCTGGGGCCTGCTGCCCCTCGCCAGGCCCATCACCACCGTGGGTGAGTGTCCATCTCCTGGGAAGAAAGCTGCAGTCAGCTGTGCGGGCAGCAGAGCCCCCCCTTcacctctgtctcccctctccctgcagtgGGGCACCCCATCCCGGTGCCCCAGCGCCTGGACCCCACCAAGGAGGAAGTTGACCACTATCACACGCTCTACATGGAGGCTCTGGAGCAACTCTTTGAGGACCACAAGGAAAGCTGCGGTGTCCCAGCTTCTACTCGCCTCACCTTTATCTAGCCCTTGCTGTTCcccccagccctgagcccctCGGCCCGGGGCACTGAGacctccacctcctgcctctgtGTACGGCGCCAATAAAAGCTCCTTCTCTCCCACCATTACTTTGTAGAATCGGGTGCCCGCAGACCTCGCGTTCCACCGTCTTTCTCCTTTACTGCAAAGCTGCCGCTTTGGATTGGGGATCGGAACCCTGAATTCTCCTCCCAGCAAGCCTTGATTCTGCCGCCTCACCTTGCCTACATCTCTTTCCTCTGCTGAGCCCTTTCTCCCTCTCGGAATGAAGGCATCTGTTTCCCTGATTGCTGCAGGGCCTCGGGATGGAGTTGGGGAGGGCGGCTCTTGGGAGGGGTAGGCTTTGCAGGGTGAgctggagaaggcaggaaggatGGTGGAATAACCAGCCCGAGCAAGAGGTGAGCTTGGTCAAGGGTCCCTGGCCGTATGGGGAATGGAATGACCTCCGATGGTAGAAAAGAGAGCGTTAGCCCGTAGCTCACTACTGCACCTCTTCTCTATCCTTCATGTTTCCCCGTGCCTGGGAGATGAATGAAGCTGGGACCTATCTGACCAGCATGAAGCCCTACTGGCAGCCCAGCATTAGGTCCACACTAACCCATTTGCTCAGTAAGCACAGGGCTCTTGTGATGATAAAGAATGAAGATGTAAGGGCTGAGAGCGGAGATCAGCAAAGTAGCCTTATCCTCGTCACAGACACGGCGTCAGTCCCAGGAGAGGGTGAGACCGGGCGGTCTAAGGGTCCTCATGCGGTCGGAGCGTTCCCTGACCACGTCGGTCCCGTTTGCTGACTGGCTTTGCGCCTGTATCCAGGACTTCCAAAGAACTTGCTGAAATGTAATGGAAACGCAAATACACTAGTCTCCCGCTGTcctataaaatatattcagtggaagaatttttttcttgttcctggaGGAAAGTCTGAGCAGTCCTGTGACTTATCTGGGTCATTCTCAGGTGGTGAGTCCTTCATTCACCTTAAGTTGTCACAGACATGTACCTTGAGTCGTAATCCGCACTTGGGTCTTCCTCCAAGGGTAGGAATCTTCCGTCTGCAGCAAAGGCAGCAAGCGGGCTGCCTGCTTGACCAGAAGGGGCAGCTGGGGAAGGTGGAATAGAAAGGGGGTGGGGTTGACGTCTTTCCTCCCCTTACCTTGCTAGCCGCTCTTACTGAACCCCTTGGGACTGGAGTGTGGGGCCGAGGAGGGGAAAGAAGATCCCAGACATTCTTGACGACACTGTCCTGAGATAGCTTCGTGTTCTCTGGGCCTCCAGACCTTCCAAGCTGATTCCTTTTCCTCATGGGGACTCTCCTGGATTCTCTGGAGTGTTCCCTTCTAGATTCCTCGGCCTTATCATCTGTCCCTGGTTTTCTGCCCATGCACTCGACATAGGATTTCTCCTTAGGAATCCCATTGCTTTTCTAGGATGGGAGGTAGAGAGAgggatgaaaacaaaaaacaaaaaacaaaaacccaccaatTCCAGGTTGGAACATGCTTAGCCTGGATACCACTAGAATACAGGCTGGGCTCAATGCAGCCactcatccttccttctttcgtGGATGGGAACATCCAATCAGCTACTGTCCGGCCATTAGACTTCTCTGGCGGACACATTCCCCAAATGCTGGGGCACGCCAAACTCTTAGAGTCTTGCAACCTTCGTGACCACCCTTGCGGAGGTAAGCCTTGCCCCCTGGGGGTCGGGCTTGCAGAGCTCTGAAGTCCTTCCCCCACACCGCTCTCCTTTGTGTCCAAATTCCAATCCTTGTCATGGGTCAGGGATCAAGAGTTACTTCTCAAACATTTGCTTGGAAAATGCGGTCTTGCTTGCTGCATGTGGTCTGGTCCAGCCCCTTCTGGAATGCAGTGCCTGCTTGTTGGAACTTCATGCCTCAGCCTAAACTTTAAGGATAGCATCACATGTTTTTCTCTGGATTCTTCCCCTGAGGGACAACGGCACCAACATCTAGTAAGAACTAGCCACCAACAGCTGGGGGTAAGAGGATTAGATCGCTGTGGGCCTTCCTCCAAGAAGCCCCTGCCCTTCACCCCTGTGAGTGGTAGACgcccctctggggaggggaggttggCCTGGGTGGTAGGTGAGGAATGGGACCTTCGAGGactggaagagagggaggaggggacttCACTCCCCATTGTTCACTGCTCCTGTCTGAAATCCAAGACCGATAAAGTCAGGGGGTGGAAGGGATTGGCCTGAGGCTGGAGAGAAACAGGAGAAGCCAAGAAGCGCAGTTTGGACTGGGTTGTCCCTAGAGGCAGAGATGTGGTCAAAAGGAGTAAAGAGCTCCCAGTACTTGAGAAACCAATCGGGCAAGTCTCTCAGGAAAGTGGTCATGTCTAATcctggtggagagagggagaatttttttttttttttaaagattttatttatttatgtgatatagagacagccagcgagagagggaacacagcaggcgagtgagagaggaagaagcaggctcccagcggaggagcccgatgtgggactcaatcccggcacgccggtatcacgccctgagccgaaggcagacgctttaacgactgcgctacccaggcgccccgagagagggAGAATTGAGAGGGAGAGTTATACTTCATGTGGAGACATCTGCGTGGGAGGAGAGGCCGCCACGCAAACCAGGAAGGTGCAGGAAGTTCGAGATCAGGCTTCTGTCTCTGGGAGAGAGACTTGGTGCCCATATCCATATGTgagtgatcccaggaccctgaactaaaggcagacgcttaaccgactaagccacccaggcgccccacacttggtgattttaaacaacaaaaattgattGTCTCCCAATTCTGGagaccaaaatcaaggtgtcgcaGGGTCTTCTCCCTCTGAAACCTGGGGAGGAgaaaccctccctcccctcttccagcCCCGGGTGGTACCATTAATTCTCTGCCCGGACCTATGtcagtctctgcctctgctctccatggccttctccctctgtgtggggtccaaatctccctctccctataGAATGCCAGTTTTAGATTCAATTAG encodes the following:
- the MOGAT3 gene encoding 2-acylglycerol O-acyltransferase 3 isoform X1; translation: MKVVGKLWLETLGAYQYVLTFLFMGPFFSLLLLFLLFTSFWSVPVLYFVWFFLDWDTPNQGGRQFEWIKKFFMWKYTRDYFPIKMVKTAELPPDRNYVVGAHPHGIMAFGTFINFCANVDGFFKKFPGIRASLAGQAILFYFPVSRDYFMANGLCSVSRWSLDYFLSKAQRGQAVVIIVGGAHESLYAIPGRHCLVLRNRKGFVRLALRHGASLVPMYSFGENDIFHFKFFDTNSWQHLCQLTFKKIMGFSPCIFWGRGLFSANSWGLLPLARPITTVVGHPIPVPQRLDPTKEEVDHYHTLYMEALEQLFEDHKESCGVPASTRLTFI
- the MOGAT3 gene encoding 2-acylglycerol O-acyltransferase 3 isoform X2; this translates as MKVVGKLWLETLGAYQYVLTFLFMGPFFSLLLLFLLFTSFWSVPVLYFVWFFLDWDTPNQGGRQFEWIKKFFMWKYTRDYFPIKMVKTAELPPDRNYVVGAHPHGIMAFGTFINFCANVDGFFKKFPGIRASLAGQAILFYFPVSRDYFMANGPPWYLCTPLGRTISSILSFLTQTPGSISVSSPSRRSWAFLLASSGAADSSRPTPGACCPSPGPSPPWWGTPSRCPSAWTPPRRKLTTITRSTWRLWSNSLRTTRKAAVSQLLLASPLSSPCCSPQP